The uncultured Trichococcus sp. DNA segment ATGATGCTGACCGACGTCAGCAATGTCTACATCAATTACGGGAAACCGAACCAAGAAAAACTGGAAGAAATTTCCGTTTTGAAAGCGAAACAATATATGGATGAAGGCCAATTCGCAGACGGCAGCATGGGACCCAAAATGGAGGCAGCCATCGACTTTGCTATGCAAGGCAAAAAAGCCATCATCTGTTCATTGGATCAGGCAGCTGAAGCTTTATCCGGTTTTGCGGGTACGCGCATCGTCAACCGTTAATTAAGAAACAAGAAAAACAGGAGGTTGTCTCATTGCGAGGCTGGCTCCTGTTTTTTGTTGTGCCGACCAGCACGGACCAGCACGGCGAAATAGCCCGCCAAAAGCAATTTGGCGGGCTGAAATGCAATGATCCACACAAAATAACCTTCCGAAAGCTGTTCGGAAGGTTATTTGTTGTATAAAGCAGCCGATTTTACCTGTGTATCCTCACACTCTACGCAAACGCGTTCTGATTTGCAGATACCACTACCGTTTCGCATCCGGCTGTCGTCCACAAAAGAGGTGAACGGCAGCCGGATGCTCCAACGTACGGGTGTCTAAACGCGAATCATCACGCTCTATTCGTCGTCTTGGGAGAGTTCCAGGGCTAGTCTTAGGTTTAGGCTGAAGTTTGGATCATCGATCGGGGATCCGAGTATCTCTTCGCAATGGTTGATTCTGTACTTCACTGTGTTGCGGTGTATGAACATCGCTTTTGACGTGCGCGTGATTTCGCATTGGTAGTCAAGGTAGGTCTTCAGCGTCCGGCGCAATTCAATCATGGCGTCTTCTTCAGGATAAGCCAGTTCATGCAGCACCGATTGGCAGAAATATTTGATTTCGTCGGTCTGCATCCTTTCGAACAGGCTCAGCATGCCTTGCGGGCGATAATAGCTGATGCGCGGCTGTGGATCTTTAGCAAAACCTTCATCGAAAGCTATCTTGGCTTCGATGTAGGAGTTGGCGATCATGTCGATTTTTTCATAAGGGTGGCCATAGGAGAACGCCAAGGAAATCGGAAGGACCTTCTCAAGTTCTTCTGCGGTTGTCCGCAGGATATCATCTATCGCCTCATTTTTGGACTGCAGCAAAAGAAGCAGGTGGTTTGTGCTTTTCAGCGGGAAAAGCAAGGCGTCACGGAAGTGGAAAGCCAACGCATCGGTCAGCCATTGGTTGGCCAATTGGATTTTCTCCCGGCTCAATTTATCTTTGAAAATCGAACTCTTTTCGTTCCGGCAATTGATGTAGATAACCTGATAATGATGGGAATTGATGATGCCGAAGCTTTGCCCCAAGTCGAGCCAATTTTTTTGCTTAAGTGCTGGGGATTGTTGGTTCTCAATCAATTGTTTGAAGTAATCACTGCGGATGTCCTGCTTGGACTCCTCCACTTTAAGATTTTTGTAGATGACGAACGATAAAACCATCGAGGCCTGATCAACCGCAAATTCCGATACGGGATAAGGGATCTGTTCCGGCCGCAAAATGATCAAATAGTAAGGGAAATAGTTGTTCGCACGGATCGGATAGATGGAAACCTGCATCTCTTGGTTGTCCATATCGGTTATCAGAAAAGAGTCCGTTGTATCTGCCGATAGATGCGGTTTTTTCTCATGCACTTGCCCCACATAATATTCGGCAGGCTTGCTGGATTGGGTGAAATGCTTGGAATGGGCGATCACCTGCCGGAAAGGATTCAACAGGATGACCGGTGTTTTGATCATTTTGCCGAAATCAGAAATGAAGCGCGCAATACTCGCGTCGTTCATCAGCAGGTTCGAGAAACGCTTTTGGATGTCCAAAGCAAAGCTCATCTGTTCTGTCTTTTGGTTCCACAAGTAGTTCAGCATCTGATGGGATAGTGTCCCGAGCGGGGTCGTGCTTGGAATTTGGATCAAAGGGAAACGCACCGAATTGGCATAATTGATGATGGCATGATCGATTTCCGGAAGGAAGCGGCCGACTTTTATCCCCAGTCCAGCAGCATTCACACGCATCAAAGAATCGATCAAAGGGATCAACCCTTGTTGGTCATTTTTGTAGCTCATGGCAGTCGTCAGCAAAAAAACGTCCTTTGGTATGTAGAACGCCACATCTGGTGTCTCGGATATTTCGATGCTCGTCACTGCATGAGACAGATCTGCTCCGGCATTGAGCACTTTGAGATCGGAGAAGCGGGGCAAATCCAACAGTTCTTTCATTGTAGTCATTAAAAAACCCTCCTAGTGGCTTTATTTTAAATGAAACCGCCATCATCATCAAGCGTTTATTTGGGCAAAACCCACAAATTTCATATGAATTTGTTCACAACGAACAATGACATTTTTGCTGAGAGTGGTAGGATGTAAGTAAATTATCAGACAAATATTCAATCTGGAGGAATCGTTATGTTCAAAGAAATCATCACACCCATACGCACCATCATGACTCCCGGTCCCGTAGAAGCTCATCCGAATGTACTTCGTGTTATGAGCACGCCTATTTTGGGACAGTTCGATCCCGCTTTCTTAGCCATCATGGATGAAGTGAAAGAAATGATCAAAATCCCATTCGGGACAAAAAATGAGCAAGCTTTTGCCATCGACGGCACATCGCGTTCCGGGCTTGAAGCTGCACTTATCGGGCTGATCGAACCTGGGGATAAAGTGCTGATTCCTGCATACGGGCGCTTCGCTTATTTGTTGGGCGAAATCTGTGAACGCGCGAAAGCGCAAGTGACTTACTTGGAAAAGGACTGGGACAGTGTCTTCGAACAAGATGCGATCATCGCGGAAATCAAAAGGGTCAACCCTAAAATAGTCGCACTCGTCCATGGGGAAACAGCGAACGGCCAGATGCAGCCGTTGGAAAAAATCGGCAAATTCTGCCAAGAGAATGACGTGTTTTTTGTGGTCGATACAGTCGCCACTTATGGTGGAGCTCCTATAAAAGTGGATGAATGGGGAATTGATGTCGCCATCGCGGGTACTCAGAAATGCGTGAGCGTGCCATCCGGATTATCATTGATCACTTACAGCGAACGCGTTGAGAAGGTGTTGACAGCGCGTTATCAGAAAGAACTTGGTTTGAGCAAAGACTTCCGTAATGAACGCCACATCAGCAGCAATTACCTCGACTTAAGCCAACTGCAACGTTACTGGAACAAAGAGCGCATCAACCACCATACCGAGGCAACAAGCATGATCTATGCCCTGCACGAAGGGTTACGGATGATGATCCTGGAAGGCATCGAGAACGGTTATGCGCGCCATAGCCAAAATGACCGCGCCATTCAGGCTGGTATAGAAGCGATGGGCTTGGCCATTTTTGGCGATCGCACAACGAAAATGCCGACAGTTACGCCCATCCTGATTCCTGAAGGTGTCGACGGCGATGCGGTACGCAATACATTGTTGAATGACTTCGGTGTTGAAATCGCTTCTTCATTCGGTCCGTTGCAAGGGAAAGTCTGGAGAATCGGCAATATGGGATTCAGCAGCCGCAAAGAGAACGTATTGCACGTCCTGGCTGCTTTCGAAGCGGCACTCTTGTTCCATGGCGCAGACATCAACCGTGGGGAAGCCGTCCTGGCGGCACTGCACGAATACAACCAATAATAGAAAAGTTCCCATCTTAATGGAAGGAACGATCAGGAAAAGAAATCCGCCTGGATCGGTCCTTCCATTTTTGGGAATCAAGATTAGCCAGCAAACGCAATAATAAATGTTGTCAGTTGTGCACAAGCATAAAAATCACTTTGTACATCTCTTCCGATGTAAACGTTTTAGAGCACCTGTACAATAAGCTTATCAATGATTGATAGCGATTACAAAGATTGGGAGGGTTATTACATGCAAGCAAGCAACGAAGAAGTAAAAATGCCGGAAACTGATTTTTTTGTCAGTGATGCACAAGTCGAAGATTTAAAGAAACGCGGTTATAATGAAGACGTCGTTCCAAAAACGGCGGAAAAAAGGAATATGAGCGCAAAGAACTATTTCACGCTTTGGATGGGATCGGTTCATAATATTCCGAACTACACAGCTGTTGGGGGATTCCTGTTCCTGGGCCTGTCGCCGATCAATGTTATGTTAGCTCTTATCGTCAGTTCTTTAGCAGTCAGCGCCTTTATGGTCTTCAACGGCAGAGCGGGATCAAAATACGGGATACCGTTTGCGATGCACTTGCGTTCGACCTATGGGGACCTGGGAGCCAAGCTTCCTGGATTCTTGCGTGGCGGGGTAGCTGCCATCGCTTGGTTCGGACTTCAGAATTATGCGGGATCATTGGCCTTGCTGATTTTGATCAGTAAATTTTGGCCGGGCTTTTTGAGTATCGGTGGAGATTTCAATTTCTTCGGAATCGACCTTCCGGGTTTGATCACCTTTACTATTTTCTGGGCAATCAATGTGCTCATCGGTCTTGGCGGCGGCGGCGTGCTGAACAAATTCACCGCCATCCTGAATCCGTTGATCTACATCGTATTCGGCGGCATGGCCATCTGGGCGATCAGAGTGGGCGGCGGCATGGGCAACATTTTGGCCTATACGCCATCCGGTGATGCTGTACAAGGATATGCGCCTTTGCTGGCCTATTTCATCATCATCAATTCCGTCATTTCCGTTTGGGCAGCTCCGGGGGCGAGCGTATCCGACTTTACGCAGAACGCCACTTCAACGCGCGACCAGTCGATCGGACAAACCGCCAGCCTGTTGGTCGCTTACTTGATTTTCGCCTTATCCAGTGTCGCCATCTTGATCGGCGGATCCATCCACTTCGGAGTGCAGGAATGGAACGTGCTGAACATCGTGAACAAATGGGATAGCGTCCCTGCTGCGGCGTTGGCTGTAGTCGTGTTCCTGATGACTACCGTCTCGACAAATGCAACCGGTAACATCATCCCTGCTGCCTATCAATTGTCTGCTTTGTTCCCTAAATCGGTTGATTACAAGAAGGGCGTTTTGATCGCTTCCGTCATCAGCTATGTCATCATGCCATGGAAATTGATGGAAAACTCTGCGAGTATTTTCGCTTTCCTGAACATCATCGGTGCTGTTCTTGGTCCTGTAGCAGGTGTTATGTTGGCGCATTTTTATTTCGTCAAGAAGCAGAAAATCGATATCGACGCGCTGTATATGGATTCCAGCCAAGACAATGCACAAAATCCGTATAAGGGCATAAATATAGAAGCTTATATCGCCACGATTGCAGCCTTGCTGATTTCCGTGAGCGGACAGGTGATTCCTGCCTTGCAGATGATTTCCAATCTGTCTTGGTTGATTGGAGCCGCTTTGGCTTTCGGAATCTATCTGATGTTGAAAAAAGGCAAAAAATAGTTTCATCCAACTTTTGGTTTCAAAAATATTAACATAAAATCATTTATTATTAGGAGGAAAAAGAATGAGTTACGATTTACTGATCAAAAATGGTTTGGTTATCCTGGATAATGGTGAAATTGAAACAGATGTAGCCATCAAAGATGGTAAAATAGCAGCTATCGGCAGCGACCTTGGCGATGCAGCCGAAGTCATCGATGCAAAAGGCATGGTTGTCAGCCCGGGCATGGTGGATGCGCATGTGCATATCACCGATCCAGGCGGCAGCTACCGCGACGACTGGGAAGGCTATCTGACAGGTACAAAAGCTTGTGCCAAAGGCGGCGTAACTTCCTTCATGGAAATGCCTTTAAACCAAGTGCCAGCGACAGTCGATGCCAAAACGTTGCAGATCAAAGTGGATGCCGGCCAAAACAAACTGACCGCGGACGTAGCTTCTTTCGGCGGATTGGTTCCTTTCAACATCGAAGGCGGAATCCAGGAGTTGGATGAAGGCGGCGTTGCAGCCTACAAATGCTTCATGGCTACGTGTGGCGATCGTTCGATCGAAGGCGACTTCATGAATGCGGATGATTACACATTGTATGAAGGAATGAGACAAATCGCTAAAACCGGCAAAGTATTGGCGATCCATGCTGAAAATGCGACAATCACAGACAGATTGGGAGAAATTGCTTACAAGAACGGCGAAACGACGCTGAAAGCTTATGTGGAAAGCCGTCCAGTCTTCACGGAAGTCGAGCCGATCAGACGCGCGATCCTTTTCGCTAAAGAAACTGGCTGCCGTATCCATATTTGCCATGTAGCTTGTCCGGAAGGCGTTGAAGAAGTGACCAGAGCCCGCAATGAAGGCGTTGATGTGACTTGTGAAACGTGCACGCACTATCTGTACTTCGATACTTCCGAATTGGATGCAATCGGACCAGTTGTTAAGTGCTCGCCTCCAATCCGTGATAAAGAAAACCAAAACGGTATGTGGGAAAAATTATTGGCTGGCGAAATCGCCTTCGTCACTTCCGATCACTCTCCATGTACGCCTGATTTGAAAGACAAAGAGAATGCCTTTGAAGCTTGGGGCGGGATTGCAGGCGTTCAGAACAACGTTGATGTATTGTTCGATGAAGGCGTTCAGAAGCGCGGCATGTCCTTAAGATTATTTGCCGATATCATCGCTGCAAACCCGGCAGAACGCTTCAACTTGAGTTCAAAAGGCCACATTGCGATCGGCAAGGATGCTGACATCGTTCTGATCAAACCGAACGCACCTTATACATTAAAAGCAGAAGATTTAGAATACAAGAACAAAATCAGCCCATATATCGGACGCGAAATCGGAGCGCAAGTAGCAAGAACGATTCTGCGCGGCGAAACAGTCTACAGTATTGAAGATGGCGTTTCGGATACTCGTTCGGGAGAATTCGTCTTCGTCAAATAAGACAACGCAAAAAGAGGATCCAGGTTTGCGCCCGGATTCTCTTTTTGCGTTGTCAATGAGGTCCTGTTGCGCCATCTGCTTGGTCACTCTAGACAAAATAGCGCATATTATTGTATGGAATGTACAGGGTTAGTCCGGTCGGAAATGCTTATAATGAAAGCAGTCAAAAGGAAAATGGAAGGGCTTACTGATCTGTTTTGGAGAGCATCTTAGAAGCCGTGCCCATAATCAAGAGATACAATAAGAAGTGATGGAGGAGAATCATATGAGTGAGACCGAAGCAACAAAAACAGTGGAAGTAGTACCAGAAAAAAGAGTGGAATACTGGAAACAAATCATTTATGTTATGACGGCGGGCTGGATAGCCATCTGGGTCTATCGCACAGCGTTAGCGCCGATATATCCTGAAATCAGTACTTATTTCGGAGGAGCGACGGATTCCCAACTCGGATCCATCTCCAGTTTTTATTTCCTGGGTTACGTTTTGATGCAAATCCCTTCAGGTCTATTGGTGGATCGATTCGGTAAGAAGACCATCCTGATTCCAGGTTTCTTGCTGTTCGGACTAGGGACAATGGTTGTTGGTTTGGCACAAACATTACCTGTGGTGTATATCGGAAGTGTGTTGGCAGGAGTCGGGTGCGGTACTTACTATGGTGTGGCGTACTCTCTGACTGCAGAGCATGTACCAAGTTCAAGAAAAAGCTTGGCAACAGCGATCGTGAACAGCGGTACGGCTGTCGGCAGCGGAATCGGCATGATCTCCTCCAGTTACTTCGTCGCCCAATTGGGTTTGCCTTGGCAATACATGCTGTTCTTCACGTTCTTCCTGATCATCGCGATGGTTTTCATCTTCTGGAAATTCATCAAAGGCAATAAAGAGAGTGCAGCAATCGTTTCGCAAACCAAAATGATCACGGAAATTCCGGAAGCAAAACCTTCATTGAAGACATTGATGCGTCCGCAGATGTTGGGGGCCTACTCTCTTTACTTCGCGACTTGCTACGCTTATTACCTTACGGATACATGGTTGCCAAACTTCTTGTCGACTGAAAGAGGTTTTGAAGGAGCGACAATCGGATTGGCTTCATCGATGGTGTTTTTCGCGGCCATCCCGGGTGCTTTGTTCTTCAGTCGGATTGCGGATAAATTCAGTCATAAAAAAGTCAGTTTGATCATCTTTTTGGAAATAGTCGCAGCCATCATGCTGTTCTTGGCAGTACAGGCCCCTAACCAAGTGTTGTTGATGGTTGGCCTGATTTCCTATGGATTTTTCGGTAAGCTGGCGGTTGAGCCGATCATCATTTCGTGGTTGGGCGAGCACGCACCAAAACGGGGTATCGCTACAACGCTAGGGTTCTTTAATTTCTTTGGGATGAGTTCCTCCGTAATCGTTCCGTCTCTTACCGGTGCCATCTCCGATGCGACCGGATCAAAAGTGTATGCTTTTTACTTATCTGTAATCATCATCCTCGTAGGGACGACAATCTTCTACTTGGTGAACGGAAGGACAAAGAAAGCCTAAGATCATAAAAGAAGAGGCTGTATCAAACCAGGGCTACTAATCTGGTTCTGATACAGCCTTTTCTATTTGAAAATTGAATTAATGCCCGGAAATAACCCGCGAAAACCTTGTTGGCGGGGAAAATCAGTTCAGATTACGGTCAGAAAACCCGCCAAATGGATTTGAAGGGGAATCTCGTGCTGCCCTTGGACATTTTGCCCCGCCAAATGAATTTTGACGGGGAATCTCCGAATACAAAGGTAATACAAACATACAAAAAGCTGTATCAAAGCCAGAAAATTCTGTTCTGGTTTTGATACAGCCTCTGATCAAACCTTATTCTTCATGTGAAATGAAATCCATCGGCATAGGTCCTGCAATACCTATGAAAACAAACCGCTCATTGCCGGTGTTGACCATTCCGTGTTGTTGGCCAGGTTCGGAGTAAATGATGTCCCCTTTTGTGATTTCCACGGCTTCGCCGTAACCTGGATAAAATGTTCCCGTCCCTTCCGTGCAGATCCAGATGTCGTCGGCATTGGAGTGCGAGTGATTTACAACTTTCTGACCAGGTTCCAGGCACCATACCGCAAGAGCCATTTTTTCAGTTTCGTAAAAAATCGTCTTTTTGCCGGCCTCAGCATCGAACTGAACGACCTCATCCAGTTTGAACAACCGCTCATTGATTTTTGAATGATTTGTGTGTTCCACCTCAATCGCTTCCATTTCAGAAATGCTTCCTCTTGTTTCCATATCAACCGCTCCTTGTCTGTATTGTATATTGGGATAACCGATTCAATTCCGTTGTGTTCAGATAATCACAAATGAAATATGACATTAGTATAACAAGGAGATAAAGCGCTAACAATGCAGCGTTTTCCTAAAAATAAAAATAACTTAGTCATTATGCACAAAAGAATCAGGAAAGCATTGTGAGTTGTTCATGATGAGCGTCGGGATTCGACAAATATGGACAAAAAAACCCATTTTTACGGTTGCTCAAGCTGGATTGACCCATTGTTATTTCTAATATTTTTTATCTGCAGATTGAAATATCGGTCAATTTAGTGTAAGATATCTTTATGGTAACCGCTTACAGAATTGGGCGATGCTGCAGAACTTCCTGATGAAAGAGGAGGGGGTTCAAATTCAAAGATAGATAAAAAAATCACAAATGTTTTTGCCGCGTTGGCAATAATGAAAAGAATGGATGTGATCGGATTGGAAAAAGGAAAGAAAGTGCTTTTTACTGAGACCGTTCTGCGTGATGCGCATCAAAGCTTGATGGCGACACGCATGTCTACGGACGACATGCTCCCGATTGTGGAGAAAATGGATGAAGCCGGATATTACGCGCTCGAGTGCTGGGGCGGGGCAACCTATGATGCGGCTATCCGTTTTCTGCATGAAGATCCATGGGAAAGGCTCCGTCAAATCCGAAAGCGCGCTCCCCATGCGAAGCTGCAGATGCTGCTTCGGGGACAGAACCTGATCGGATACCGCCACTATGCGGATGATATCGTGGATCGTTTTGTCGGCAAAGCCGTCGAAAACGGCATTGATATTTTTCGGATTTTTGATGCCCTGAATGACACGAGGAACTTGAAAGCCTCACTGGAAGCCGTAAAAAAATACGGCGCCCATGCACAACTGACGATCTGTTACACTATCAGCGATGTCCACACCATTCCATTTTACACCGATTTGGCCAAGGAATTGACCGAAATGGGGGCGGACTCGATCTGCATCAAGGATATGGCCGGCATCTTGACGCCGAAAGTAGCCAAAGAGCTGATTCCAGCCATAAAAGCTGTGATCGATGTACCGTTGAATATCCACACGCATGCCACCAGCGGCGTTTCACAGATGACCTATATGGCTGCCATCGAAGCGGGTGCGGACATCATCGACTGTGCCATTTCCCCTTTTGCGGAAGGAACAAGTCAACCTCCAACCGAATCGATGGCGCTTGTGTTGGAAGAACTGGGGTACAGTACGGGATTGGACATCGCCACATTGGAAGAAATTGCTGATTATTTCAAACCGATCCGCGACAAGTACATCGCTTCGGGTGTGCTCGATCCGAAAATGCTGTCGGTCGATCCCAAAGCACTTATCTATCAAGTGCCGGGTGGGATGCTGTCGAACTTGAACTCGCAACTCAAGCAGGCAAAAGCCAGTGATAAGTACGAGGAAGTGCTGCGGGAAGTACCCCGCGTCAGAGCGGACTTAGGCTTTCCGCCACTAGTCACCCCAATGAGCCAAATGGTCGGGACGCAGGCCGTTTTTAATGTCCTGACGGGGGAACGCTACAAGATGGTCCCGAATGAAGTGAAGGATTACCTGCACGGAAAATACGGAAAGACACCGGTCCCGGTGAACGACAATTTCCGGCGCAGCATCATCGGGGATGATGCCGTCATCACGGATCGCCCGGCGGATCATCTGGAGCCGGAGTTCGCAAGATTGAAGGCGGAGTTGGGCGACCTGGCGCGCACTGACGAAGACGTGTTGACTTATGCATTGTTCCCTCAGGTCGGAAAAGCTTATCTGCAAGAAGTCTACTATCCAACCATTCCAGAAGAACAAGCAGAAACAAAAACGCCATCTCCAGCCGAGACGACGGATACAGTGGTTCGGATCCAAGCCCGCTATCGTAGCTAAGAGGAAGAGGTGAAGGGAAATGGAAACATTCAATTTAGGCGATGGTCTGATTGTCACGGTCGTTGCGATGATCGTTGTATTTTCCGTATTGGCAAGTCTTTGGTTCTTGGTTGAGCTGGTCCATAAACTGGTAGGTGAGCCTGCCGAGTTGGTTTCAGCACCAGTTCACCATGAGGATCAGTTTCAGCCCGGTCTGCTGGATCCAGGTGTGGATGAACAACGGGCCAAAGCGGCAGCGATTACGGCATTGATCGCCGCCTATGAGGCGCATCCGGCCAAGAAGTTTGAAATCATTGATGTAACGCGTATTAAATAAATTCCATCTGCTGATTGTAAAGGGAGGATTTTTTATGAAAAAGTACGAAATCGAAATTGACGGACAAGTTTATCATGTCAAGGTGAGGGAGTTGCCGGATGATGCAGTCATGACGGAGCACCCTAAAGCCGACAGCGTCAGAAGCACTGCAGATACTGCATCCGAAACGGAAGGGAAAGCGATGTTGGCGCCGATGGCCGGAACCGTATTGCGCATCCTCGTCAAAGAGGGGCAACGGGTCAAAAAAGGTGAAAACCTTATCGTCCTCGAAGCCATGAAGATGGAGAATGAAATCGTTGCGGATGAGGATGGCATCATCAGACGTATTTTGGTGAAAGCGAATGATAGTGTCGAATCCGATCAAGCGTTGCTGATTCTCTAGGAGGGGAGGGATTCGTATGGTACAAGCTTTGACTGATTTGATCCGGACATCCGGATTGGTTAACCTTACGTATAAAGAAATCATTATGATCATCATTGC contains these protein-coding regions:
- a CDS encoding PucR family transcriptional regulator ligand-binding domain-containing protein, with product MTTMKELLDLPRFSDLKVLNAGADLSHAVTSIEISETPDVAFYIPKDVFLLTTAMSYKNDQQGLIPLIDSLMRVNAAGLGIKVGRFLPEIDHAIINYANSVRFPLIQIPSTTPLGTLSHQMLNYLWNQKTEQMSFALDIQKRFSNLLMNDASIARFISDFGKMIKTPVILLNPFRQVIAHSKHFTQSSKPAEYYVGQVHEKKPHLSADTTDSFLITDMDNQEMQVSIYPIRANNYFPYYLIILRPEQIPYPVSEFAVDQASMVLSFVIYKNLKVEESKQDIRSDYFKQLIENQQSPALKQKNWLDLGQSFGIINSHHYQVIYINCRNEKSSIFKDKLSREKIQLANQWLTDALAFHFRDALLFPLKSTNHLLLLLQSKNEAIDDILRTTAEELEKVLPISLAFSYGHPYEKIDMIANSYIEAKIAFDEGFAKDPQPRISYYRPQGMLSLFERMQTDEIKYFCQSVLHELAYPEEDAMIELRRTLKTYLDYQCEITRTSKAMFIHRNTVKYRINHCEEILGSPIDDPNFSLNLRLALELSQDDE
- a CDS encoding alanine--glyoxylate aminotransferase family protein — translated: MFKEIITPIRTIMTPGPVEAHPNVLRVMSTPILGQFDPAFLAIMDEVKEMIKIPFGTKNEQAFAIDGTSRSGLEAALIGLIEPGDKVLIPAYGRFAYLLGEICERAKAQVTYLEKDWDSVFEQDAIIAEIKRVNPKIVALVHGETANGQMQPLEKIGKFCQENDVFFVVDTVATYGGAPIKVDEWGIDVAIAGTQKCVSVPSGLSLITYSERVEKVLTARYQKELGLSKDFRNERHISSNYLDLSQLQRYWNKERINHHTEATSMIYALHEGLRMMILEGIENGYARHSQNDRAIQAGIEAMGLAIFGDRTTKMPTVTPILIPEGVDGDAVRNTLLNDFGVEIASSFGPLQGKVWRIGNMGFSSRKENVLHVLAAFEAALLFHGADINRGEAVLAALHEYNQ
- a CDS encoding putative allantoin permease — its product is MPETDFFVSDAQVEDLKKRGYNEDVVPKTAEKRNMSAKNYFTLWMGSVHNIPNYTAVGGFLFLGLSPINVMLALIVSSLAVSAFMVFNGRAGSKYGIPFAMHLRSTYGDLGAKLPGFLRGGVAAIAWFGLQNYAGSLALLILISKFWPGFLSIGGDFNFFGIDLPGLITFTIFWAINVLIGLGGGGVLNKFTAILNPLIYIVFGGMAIWAIRVGGGMGNILAYTPSGDAVQGYAPLLAYFIIINSVISVWAAPGASVSDFTQNATSTRDQSIGQTASLLVAYLIFALSSVAILIGGSIHFGVQEWNVLNIVNKWDSVPAAALAVVVFLMTTVSTNATGNIIPAAYQLSALFPKSVDYKKGVLIASVISYVIMPWKLMENSASIFAFLNIIGAVLGPVAGVMLAHFYFVKKQKIDIDALYMDSSQDNAQNPYKGINIEAYIATIAALLISVSGQVIPALQMISNLSWLIGAALAFGIYLMLKKGKK
- the allB gene encoding allantoinase AllB; the encoded protein is MSYDLLIKNGLVILDNGEIETDVAIKDGKIAAIGSDLGDAAEVIDAKGMVVSPGMVDAHVHITDPGGSYRDDWEGYLTGTKACAKGGVTSFMEMPLNQVPATVDAKTLQIKVDAGQNKLTADVASFGGLVPFNIEGGIQELDEGGVAAYKCFMATCGDRSIEGDFMNADDYTLYEGMRQIAKTGKVLAIHAENATITDRLGEIAYKNGETTLKAYVESRPVFTEVEPIRRAILFAKETGCRIHICHVACPEGVEEVTRARNEGVDVTCETCTHYLYFDTSELDAIGPVVKCSPPIRDKENQNGMWEKLLAGEIAFVTSDHSPCTPDLKDKENAFEAWGGIAGVQNNVDVLFDEGVQKRGMSLRLFADIIAANPAERFNLSSKGHIAIGKDADIVLIKPNAPYTLKAEDLEYKNKISPYIGREIGAQVARTILRGETVYSIEDGVSDTRSGEFVFVK
- a CDS encoding MFS transporter, which translates into the protein MSETEATKTVEVVPEKRVEYWKQIIYVMTAGWIAIWVYRTALAPIYPEISTYFGGATDSQLGSISSFYFLGYVLMQIPSGLLVDRFGKKTILIPGFLLFGLGTMVVGLAQTLPVVYIGSVLAGVGCGTYYGVAYSLTAEHVPSSRKSLATAIVNSGTAVGSGIGMISSSYFVAQLGLPWQYMLFFTFFLIIAMVFIFWKFIKGNKESAAIVSQTKMITEIPEAKPSLKTLMRPQMLGAYSLYFATCYAYYLTDTWLPNFLSTERGFEGATIGLASSMVFFAAIPGALFFSRIADKFSHKKVSLIIFLEIVAAIMLFLAVQAPNQVLLMVGLISYGFFGKLAVEPIIISWLGEHAPKRGIATTLGFFNFFGMSSSVIVPSLTGAISDATGSKVYAFYLSVIIILVGTTIFYLVNGRTKKA
- a CDS encoding cupin domain-containing protein, which produces METRGSISEMEAIEVEHTNHSKINERLFKLDEVVQFDAEAGKKTIFYETEKMALAVWCLEPGQKVVNHSHSNADDIWICTEGTGTFYPGYGEAVEITKGDIIYSEPGQQHGMVNTGNERFVFIGIAGPMPMDFISHEE
- a CDS encoding oxaloacetate decarboxylase subunit alpha is translated as MEKGKKVLFTETVLRDAHQSLMATRMSTDDMLPIVEKMDEAGYYALECWGGATYDAAIRFLHEDPWERLRQIRKRAPHAKLQMLLRGQNLIGYRHYADDIVDRFVGKAVENGIDIFRIFDALNDTRNLKASLEAVKKYGAHAQLTICYTISDVHTIPFYTDLAKELTEMGADSICIKDMAGILTPKVAKELIPAIKAVIDVPLNIHTHATSGVSQMTYMAAIEAGADIIDCAISPFAEGTSQPPTESMALVLEELGYSTGLDIATLEEIADYFKPIRDKYIASGVLDPKMLSVDPKALIYQVPGGMLSNLNSQLKQAKASDKYEEVLREVPRVRADLGFPPLVTPMSQMVGTQAVFNVLTGERYKMVPNEVKDYLHGKYGKTPVPVNDNFRRSIIGDDAVITDRPADHLEPEFARLKAELGDLARTDEDVLTYALFPQVGKAYLQEVYYPTIPEEQAETKTPSPAETTDTVVRIQARYRS
- a CDS encoding OadG family protein, encoding METFNLGDGLIVTVVAMIVVFSVLASLWFLVELVHKLVGEPAELVSAPVHHEDQFQPGLLDPGVDEQRAKAAAITALIAAYEAHPAKKFEIIDVTRIK
- a CDS encoding biotin/lipoyl-containing protein codes for the protein MKKYEIEIDGQVYHVKVRELPDDAVMTEHPKADSVRSTADTASETEGKAMLAPMAGTVLRILVKEGQRVKKGENLIVLEAMKMENEIVADEDGIIRRILVKANDSVESDQALLIL